The following are encoded together in the Ancylothrix sp. D3o genome:
- a CDS encoding pPIWI_RE module domain-containing protein: protein MTFKTILPGAWEMTEDVQYNFFSLIVPTAWQQVAKSLAHKRKLLGKGYPSVPVSSLDPIVAASFPKIIQTARFGWKHPSVPWVFATEAADLSCLPELIKDWLREEFSECLGNEEVESSLKNLDNDVWRWEDPKICSLLRSPEKSSDEIRFQAVPDYLAVEFLKNPKVCFGENNQYELTFYRVVTLNRGSELMSWPPHPVSLIKRNKQVGTADISFVIRFKLQTVPWRKDPIIYHQLSIRQWIVEPFDKFPYRGATAYIGDNRRWLDGVRQPFCFMPVRIKQMMAQEKRTPKWPKAITEILKINDSPLPEINTLASDPKYQWSSFGEEPCGIQVAISYHTSWGELPCLRGVSPLDLANLDVAIQNKLVGKNLPLQRVGEAIKVSSNSVSFWEPGTPKKQTDKSPKKPDDLSTPMLRPKITAPAVFRSTETPLHTILILWETKECRDELIAEICKILDLSPTGEPEIYNPEVEGKTTMYQGSLVSLRIKTQHVQDLTQRLDVNNASKGKNLQQQRINLIDERVVQIVSSLPKSQGICGALIEIKPKKLFFPAESDPKLALRIGVMKAGYVNQHIHAVTSQNKEGKQYVPKGTLNRVQKAVSDLLRQFGILPAPLIDLEKDGIDPNLWLTCFRVLRRTRKTTASNTPATVALMVRVNPIKGIVQVTTPSLFVTQKWVSYPVGLSSLITEKWDFDSYVDEAIGDSNEELSFSDKEREQQLLNKFIADCLRDCLSTPVENEKLPRVLFMVEAQNARKMLTWLQNPKLPANDLPHELKQHILTESERNRLSLVRLRVPDGEVPVGIVKGYPGSRTSGLFCWKDVYDDEKNMLYLSMRKGLNTEQNTLKQKQSRLDSGSGQAGNRKLLEIAVIYCPEINAEKLACFVHSLRDRWPYFADEISLPFPFPFATLAKEYAVSAKDPVDSSEELEDLEESLD, encoded by the coding sequence ATGACATTTAAGACAATTCTACCCGGAGCTTGGGAAATGACGGAGGATGTGCAATACAATTTCTTTTCCCTAATCGTTCCTACTGCATGGCAACAAGTTGCTAAATCTCTGGCACACAAGCGTAAGCTACTTGGTAAAGGCTATCCATCTGTGCCAGTCTCCTCTCTCGACCCAATTGTAGCTGCAAGCTTTCCAAAAATTATCCAAACTGCTCGTTTTGGCTGGAAGCATCCATCAGTGCCTTGGGTGTTTGCAACAGAAGCTGCTGACCTTTCATGCTTACCAGAATTGATCAAAGATTGGTTGCGAGAAGAGTTTAGTGAGTGTCTGGGAAACGAGGAAGTCGAGTCGAGTCTCAAAAACCTAGATAATGACGTTTGGCGTTGGGAAGACCCTAAAATTTGTTCTCTGCTGCGTTCTCCAGAAAAGTCCTCTGATGAGATTCGCTTCCAAGCAGTTCCAGATTACCTAGCTGTTGAATTTCTCAAAAATCCTAAAGTTTGCTTTGGTGAAAACAATCAGTATGAACTGACATTCTACCGAGTTGTCACCCTCAATCGGGGGTCTGAACTCATGTCATGGCCTCCTCATCCAGTTTCGCTAATTAAGAGAAATAAACAAGTCGGTACAGCGGATATTTCATTTGTTATTCGTTTTAAGTTGCAGACAGTTCCTTGGCGCAAAGACCCAATTATTTACCATCAACTTTCAATCCGACAATGGATTGTGGAGCCTTTTGATAAATTTCCCTATAGAGGTGCTACCGCTTATATTGGGGATAATCGTCGGTGGTTAGATGGGGTTCGCCAGCCGTTCTGTTTTATGCCTGTACGAATTAAGCAAATGATGGCACAAGAAAAGAGAACACCAAAATGGCCTAAAGCCATTACTGAGATACTAAAGATTAATGACTCTCCACTTCCTGAAATTAATACTTTAGCCTCAGATCCAAAATATCAATGGTCAAGTTTTGGAGAAGAACCATGTGGGATACAGGTGGCAATTTCTTACCATACTTCTTGGGGTGAACTCCCTTGTCTTCGAGGTGTTAGTCCACTAGATTTAGCTAACCTAGATGTAGCAATTCAAAATAAGTTGGTTGGCAAAAATTTACCTCTTCAGCGAGTGGGTGAAGCAATTAAGGTATCTAGTAACTCCGTGTCTTTTTGGGAGCCGGGAACTCCAAAAAAACAAACCGATAAATCCCCTAAAAAACCTGATGATTTATCTACCCCGATGCTGCGACCCAAAATTACTGCACCCGCTGTATTTCGTTCTACTGAAACTCCTTTACATACCATACTTATACTCTGGGAAACCAAAGAATGCCGGGATGAACTCATTGCTGAAATCTGCAAAATACTTGACTTATCACCTACAGGAGAACCTGAGATTTATAACCCCGAAGTAGAAGGGAAAACAACTATGTATCAAGGTTCGTTAGTTTCTTTGCGAATTAAAACTCAGCACGTTCAAGATTTGACACAGAGGCTTGATGTAAATAATGCCTCAAAAGGCAAAAACCTACAACAACAGCGCATTAATTTAATTGATGAGCGAGTCGTTCAGATTGTTTCATCTCTACCAAAATCTCAAGGAATATGCGGTGCATTAATTGAGATAAAACCTAAGAAATTATTCTTTCCAGCGGAGTCAGATCCCAAATTAGCATTAAGAATTGGAGTGATGAAAGCTGGCTATGTCAATCAACACATTCACGCAGTAACATCTCAAAATAAAGAGGGTAAGCAATATGTCCCTAAAGGTACTCTTAATCGAGTGCAAAAAGCTGTTTCGGATTTATTGCGACAATTTGGAATTCTGCCTGCTCCTCTAATTGATCTAGAAAAGGATGGTATCGATCCAAATTTGTGGCTGACGTGTTTCCGCGTCCTGCGTCGCACTCGAAAAACAACGGCTAGTAACACGCCTGCTACTGTTGCATTAATGGTGCGCGTTAACCCTATAAAGGGAATCGTACAAGTTACTACTCCTTCTTTATTTGTGACACAAAAATGGGTATCGTATCCTGTCGGACTTAGCTCTCTAATTACTGAAAAGTGGGACTTTGATTCTTATGTAGATGAAGCGATTGGTGACAGCAATGAAGAACTGTCATTTAGTGATAAAGAACGCGAACAGCAGTTGCTTAATAAATTTATTGCGGATTGCTTGCGTGATTGCCTAAGTACACCAGTTGAAAATGAAAAATTACCTCGCGTACTCTTCATGGTAGAAGCTCAAAATGCCCGCAAAATGCTAACATGGCTACAAAATCCCAAACTACCCGCCAACGATTTACCCCACGAACTGAAACAACACATTCTGACAGAATCAGAACGAAATCGCTTGTCGCTTGTGCGATTGCGAGTTCCAGACGGCGAAGTTCCTGTCGGTATTGTTAAGGGTTATCCCGGTAGCAGAACTAGCGGTTTATTCTGTTGGAAAGATGTGTATGATGATGAAAAAAATATGCTTTATCTAAGCATGAGAAAAGGGTTAAATACTGAACAAAACACATTAAAACAAAAGCAGTCTCGGCTTGATAGTGGCAGCGGACAAGCTGGAAACCGAAAACTCCTAGAGATAGCTGTCATTTATTGCCCTGAAATAAATGCAGAAAAATTGGCTTGTTTCGTCCATAGTCTCAGAGACCGCTGGCCCTATTTTGCAGATGAGATTTCTTTGCCGTTTCCTTTTCCTTTTGCTACTTTGGCCAAAGAGTATGCGGTTAGTGCCAAAGATCCGGTTGATTCATCTGAGGAATTAGAAGATTTAGAAGAATCTCTTGACTAA